Genomic window (Zingiber officinale cultivar Zhangliang chromosome 2B, Zo_v1.1, whole genome shotgun sequence):
AGCTCAACAACCTCACCCGCCTTGGCACGCTCTACCTGGAGAGCAACAGGCTCAGCGGCGAGATCCCGCCGCTTGACATCCCCAGCTTGGTCCAGTTCAACGTGTCTTACAACCAGCTCAACGGATCTATACCGGCCGGCCTCCGTTCCCAGCCCAAGAACGCGTTCCTCGACACCAGCCTCTGCGGCGGCCCCCTGGGGTTGTGCCCAGGCGAGATCGCGCCTTCTCCCTCAGCGGAGGGAGCTTCTGGGAACAATGCCGGCGGCGGCGTCTTTCCAGAGTCCGGCAAAAAGAAGAAACTCTCCGGCGGGGCGATCGCCGGGATTGCGATTGGTGCCGCCGCCTTCGTGCTCCTCCTGCTCGTTGCGCTCATCCTTCTCTGCCGTGGCAGGATCGGCGCCGCTGCTTCCGGCACGAAGCCGATGGAGACAGCGGAGCTTGCAGAGGAAAGGGATAAAGGTCCCGGAGATGGAAGAGCGAACACTAACGGAGCGGCAGTGACCTCAACCGCTGTCACCGCCGCCGCAAAATCTTCGTCTGCTTCCAGCGGCGGCCCCGGGGTTAAGAAACTCGTGTTCTTCGGCAGCCGGAGAACAACGCCGGCCTTCGATCTAGAGGATCTCCTGCGTGCGTCTGCAGAGGTGTTGGGGAAGGGAACCTTCGGGACAACCTACAAGGCGGTGCTCGAGTCGGGGGAGGCGGTGGCCGTGAAGCGGCTCAAAGACGTGAATCTGCCGGAGGCGGAGTTCAAGGAGAGGATCGAGGCCATCGGCGCCATGGACCACCTCAACCTTGTTTCCCTCACGGCCTACTACTTCAGCGCCGACGAGAAGCTCCTCGTCTACGAGTTCATGTCCACGGGCAGCCTCTCAGCTCTCATGCACGGTAACCCCCCTCTTAATTAGCATCCGAATGCCGTCTCCGGCCAGAATTCATGCTAAATTCACCGATCATCTTCTCAGGCGACAAAGGGTCCGGCCAAGCGGCCCTCAACTGGGAGACAAGAACCGGCATCGCCCTTGCGGCGGCTCGAGGCCTGCAGCACATCCACTCCGCAAGCCCGTCGACTTCTCACGGCAACGTCAAGTCCTCCAACGTCCTGCTCACCGAGTCGTACGAAGCTCGACTTTCCGACCACGGCCTGGCTCTGCTCGCGGCGGGGTCCACTTCCCCTGCTCTTCGCGCGGCAGGGTACCGAGCCCCGGAGGTCACGGATCCCCGGAAGGTATCGCAGAAAGCGGATGTGTACAGCTTCGGAGTTCTCCTCCTCGAGCTGCTCACGGGCAAAGCGGCGGCGCAGGCCGTCCTGAACGAGGAGGGAGTAGACCTCCCGAGGTGGGTGCAGTCGGTCGTCGGGGAGGCGTGGACTGCAGATGTGTTCGACGCCGAGCTGCTCCGGTGGCAAAacgcggaggaggaggaggagatggtGCGACTCCTGCAACTGGCCATGGATTGCGTGGCACACTACCCAGACAAGAGGCCTTCCATGTCCGAGGTGATAGCTCGGATCAGATCAATAAGAAGTAAATCGTGATCGTGCTGAATCTTTTAGTTTCTTGACGAGGAAACAAAGTCCATTCTTTTTTGTTGGTTGCCTGTGATTAAGCAATTGGTTACTTGTttgtttcttttttgttttccAAGGATTTCGAAAACCACACACTGTTGTGGATTACTTGGTGTTGAAATCTTCATAGGTTTCCTTAATTATGTAAgtaatataattttcttttttataatctgacaatttttttttcagtttGTGTATTAGATTAATCCGAAGTATAATTTTTTATCTTTAATAGGATTTGAATTTAGTTATCTTATTTGTTCCTTAAATAATAATTACTTTCATGATGGGAGGAGGAAGCTTCTTAGTTGGAGTGATATATCGGTTCCATGGGCCATGGCAAGATTAGTAAATGATAGGgatattttttatcttttatatGAGAGAGATATTTTATCAGtcgaaaatcaacttcaaaatctaTTAGCATGTACTCATATAAATACCAACTACATTGATCATGGGACTTCTTTGTCGTGTAGTTGATTCTTGAGTTTAGTTAgaatttagttaaaaacatttatTCACGAGTTTGACTGAAAAATTTCAATAAcgtaaaatcattaaaaaaaaattaatcttatttatcatattttttaagttaaattaatattCTATCATATTTTTCATCTTGAAATTACTTTTTTTAAATCTCACCATGAAATCTATCTCAACATAAAAATAGTAATATTAAGGTCATCTCCTAGATATTTTCTCGTAACACTATAATTTCCTACCGAGAGTAGTAAATATCAGACGAGACTACTCTGATGCCTAAATTAGTATAAAGGTTGGATAATAATCCGAAAAAGATAGAAGAATTAGAAACATGATTAGAGAATCCCCCTCTCACTCTTTACTTTCTCTTTTCCTTACTTTTATagagagaaaaccctagaaactcTTCTTATTAAGGGGTTATTAATGGGTCATTCATGGGATTAAAGGGTCATTTATAAGTTATTAAAGGATCATTAAGGGATCTTATTGTAACCATCTTGCTCTTTAATTTAATAATTGATGCATGCCGAGAGCTTGAGAGGTGTGCAGGTAGGTAACTCGGATCGGTTTGGAGTTGGACCATCCCAGAAGATGAACTGTCTCGAAAGATGAGATACTAGCACATAATCCCCGCGTTGACCGAGGCCTAGAGAATACCACCCAGACTCTCTATTAACGGAGTCAAGGGCTCATTACGTGGACCCTTAGTTGGACtttgtggttgttttgatgtaatcaaccaagttagttagatcCTGTTTatttttaatccctgtgtctaagtgtgcaggagcttaggagcgcaggaagtcaagcggaagacacagctagcgagaaggacggcacgggaagggagtcgacgggctcggtgcgtccgaaggacgggagagatgcagaagagtacaccggtgggcgagaagaatgtgtgcgaggttcgagggacgtaaagccgggatagaagactgctcgaggaaaaggccgaaaattggggTCGGATGAGTCATATTCCGGttagccgcaatcacccaagctcctcaaccttggaggcacctccaataagtgttgaaggtgccttcaacaatggaggcgccttcaacactgcttgaggcgcctccaagctggtcaactCGACCGTTTGAGCACGGATAGAGTTTTATTCGCTTGACTTGGTTAGAGGCGTCTTGGACCTTTGTTGGAGatgccttggaccttcgagacagaatttccaggagctatttaaaggcccctggatctaggaaattataatttaatcaagCATTCAATTCCTAACAACTTGTGAgctcttttagtgtgtaaaaaggcttctcgcCTACGGTGAAAGAGACATTCTAGTGGAGCTattcaaccaccttggattaacaaccgtcttggttgtaaccaaattaatttcttgtctcttatttAATTCTGCCTTTTACTTTAATTGTTGCTATTTAGTTTGAGTTGAGaaccgaggagggtatacttttattttgcaaacaattcacccccccccctcttgtcggtccctcTGCAccgacaagtggtatcagagtctgaccgcctcagaaggactaactgtcaactgaagcacaaagatcaagacgatggtcggagcgaacattcatcccccgaagtttgacggagactttACTACATGGAAAcgtaaaatggaggtatttttttaaaaccgaattcgatattcttttaataatgaaatatggatatacaacgtcaaaagacaaagaagaatgcaactggacaaagaaggagcaggccgatttcGTGACCAATGAAAAGGCAaaatttcacctgctcagtgttctgccgccccaggagataagtcagatcggaagctacgactccgccaaagacctctgggataaattcctggagctccacgaaggcaccttagAAGCAAAGCTAACGAGGCGTgatatcctccggactcagctgacgaatctccggatgaacaccaacgagaaggtagtgcaactccaagcgagaatcaaggagctaataacgcaACTGACAAATCTCGACGAATCGGTATCAAACCGAGATTCCATCCGTTATgtactcaacgccttcccaaggactccagagtgggcgtccttagtagatgcttactacatctctaagcctaaacaagtagaaaagtcgaacctcaacattgccctataagccgaaaaggacgatcctgaCTCCGAAACATCGATCAACGAAACCGAAGaagcactactggtaagacgtttcaataaatttctttaaactaataaatttaaatcgcagtcgaggaaGCAACATCGCAACAAAAGGACAGTCCAGTACTACAACTGCAACAAGGAAGGGTACATCAAGGATAACTaccccaaattaaagaaaaaggacaacGAAAAGTCTCGAAGATCGACGTCCTCGAAGAACAAAATCctgaaggccacgtgggatgattcgacATCCTCCAAATCTGAAGTCGAACCCTTCTCGGGACTAGCGCTGATCGCCAACCATCTGCTAGAAGAAGAGttaagctcagaaatgagcatagatgaagggggaggaacatcagaagaggaaagttaTGATGAAAGGGGAGCATCACAAAGTAagataagtaaggtacgtgctctaaaccctaaacagtcgttccaatttattaaagctctttctaaagacttagctgaattagaaaaagaaattactaatttaaataaaatgttagataatttgaaatctgaaaatgataaattgaaactcCAAATTGAAAAGTTAAAATCTGATACATGTTTAAATACTAATgtctttcaaaaataaaaaattaaggtttatgaaaaattaaattggtatataagaaaacatctgggttaacttagaagaatacctaaaggctatataccccctaagtttttaactaaCCCTGCTGCAAGGAATCTATActaggttccaaaatctttactgAATTAAATCTCTTTAAGTTAAAGCTTtcagaagaaaattaaacattaaaatttctttatgaaactttgactaaggaagtggttgttgctctaataaccaagaaggcatagtgcctcacCACGATTTGGAAGCCAAActattgaaaataaaatatttaattaactttctgataaaagtattaaaattaaaaatagataatactttgaaaagtttttaaacatttttttgaaaattttccaaaaacatCTTTTTCAAGAAAAATGTTTCTTGAATTTTTctcttacttagaaaatttttaacttgGAAATTTTTTGTACTTTGTTCCCCTctctttttgctgtgatcaaagggggagatagttAAGTACAAGTTTAAGTTTAGGAGTAGTTAgggaaattataaatttttttaaacttatgttgcaaattctattattgtaatttttgtacttaaaatgttagtttagtaattttcttaaaattactatttggttgttttttccctaacttgaaattggattgatgcacataaaaaaggaggagattattggactccgtggttgttttgatgtgattaaccaagttagctaggtcctgtttatttttgatccctgtgtctaagtgtgcaggagtttaggagcgcaggaagtcgaacggaaaacgcagctagcgagaaggacgccaCTGGAAAGGagctgacaggctcggtgcgtccgaaggacaagagagctgcggaagagtacaccggtagacaagaagaatgtgtgcgacgttcgagggacataaagccgagatagaagactgctcgaggaaaagatcgggaattgggttcgggtgagccctattccggttgaccacaatcacccaagctatcggagCATTGGAAGCCAAAAGGAAGTATAAAGGAGCTAGAACGCtagctggaggtgccctcaatgaaGCAATGGAGGCGCCTGCGTTGTCCtcaaccttggaggcgcctccaataagtgttgaaggcgccttcaataatggaggcgcctttaacactgcttgaggcgcctccaagttggtcaactcgaccgtttgagcgcggatagagttttatccgcttgacttggttagaggcgccttggacctttgttggaggtgccttggaccttcgagatagaatttccaggagctatttaaaggcccctggagctaggaaattataattcaatcaagcattcaattcctagcaacttgtgagctcttttagtgtgtaaaaaggcttctccgcctatagtgaaggagacatgctagtggagctgttcaaccgccttggattaacaactgtcttggttgtaaccaagttaatttcttgtctcttatttAATTTTGTCTTTTACTTTAATTGttgctatttattttgagttgagaaccgaggagggtatacttttattttacaGGCGACCCTTACTTACCATATGCATCACAAGTATCACTTTCAAGTCTAATGAAGGAGGGTGTACgtcgactgactggacaaatatTCTACTTAACTATCGATATGGTCCATGTGACTAAGTACCTAAAGgagttgatgtgatgataattaaTCGAAATATGTCAAGGACTAAAAGAGAAATAAATCTATGATTGAGTCATAATCAGGGGAATAAGTGACAATTTTATCCCCAATAGAGGAAATACTCAATCCGCAACTATGTTCGAGTCGGAAAAGAATAGCGAACTCGATCTCATGACTCTCGAATAACCATGGAATTGGAGAGAGAATAACTTGATCCACAACTATGTCTGAGTCAAAAGAGAATAGGTCAATCAATGACTAAGTCCTAGTTGGGAGAGAATAACGAACTCGATCTTATGATTCCAGAGTACTTGTGGAGTTGGAGAGAAAATAGTTCGATCCACAGCTATGTCTGAGTCATAAGAGAGTAGGTCAATATGCGACTATATCCAAGTCGGAAGTAAATAATAAGCTCGATCTCACAACTCCTGAATGTAAGGATCTTGAAGGCAAAAACAACACAAGTGCAGCGGAATAAATACAAGATCCtttcagaagatccatgcaaaggaaacCGTATACTAGTtgtgatgagagttatacctttgttgagTAAACATGAACTCCCAATACTAACTTTGTCCTCTTTGGATCTTAGCATGATCAAGTGTTCACGCGTGTTTTGATATCCACACAAACATGTTTCATCCGTCTCACGAACTCACAAACTTGGAGAAGAAAAACCACCTAAGATTGTTCTAGCAACTAAACAAAGAGGTTTCAgtcaaaaaggaagaagaagaggaggaggaagaacacAAGTGTTGCACACAAAATGAATCAAAATCCCATTTTGTATTTATTTAATCAATTGTCTTAATTGGCATTAATTTTCCATTAATCCAATTAAGTCTTTTGGTTTTCATCCAATGCatgatcaatttaaaattaacCTTTTCTCTTTCTTGGTGAATtcgagttcacccaatgagtctgaCTCATTGATCCTCATCAATCTAAATTGACTCcatgagtctaattcgaattgcACTCAATctaatagttggatccaattgaatctaattcaatgagtttaattcggattagacttaatccaatgatccatcatatgaacctatctccaaattagcatgttctttgtgtgtgtaATCCAGtaagttctcgtaacgttggtaatatctctaaaatcattttagatacataagtaataagtgacatctaacaatgcatcattgctacctaagtaACGAGAATGTCAAGATTCGACTTAATCTTTCCGTATCTATTattttgtatgactcaatccttttatccttgatatctaaattgatcaatgaggtatagaccgtgttatcctcatatcaatctttatgtttcttgatctctaagtagatacactcaatcaaataagctcaatatctcatattcacTCATTTGAACATGACCATGTATTCTGGTTACCCAatgattgactttatagtccaccttattataggtgatgtttgtcgataccaaagtacataactctttatgtagggaactatagtgacttcagatctaaggactattcatactaatagttactatgagaatgtttatggcaATTATATAACAACCCATCAAATATTCTTATGATGGGTCATTtaatacatattctctaatatatactcatgtgtcaatatccatgacttgtaaaattaagtcatccattgacctagatgctagtctcaatg
Coding sequences:
- the LOC122047506 gene encoding probable inactive receptor kinase At1g48480, producing MSRSEYGHLPHMASRLLLRLVAGALLLLVGLPGGTPDLASDTAALVALRDAIGRSALPTWNSSVPTCSWPGVTCVFGRVDELRLPGVGLIGQIPAAVGNLTALHTLSLRFNALSGPLPGELARLVELRNLYLQDNRLSGEIPLFLASMKSLVRLNLAGNQFTGRIPSELNNLTRLGTLYLESNRLSGEIPPLDIPSLVQFNVSYNQLNGSIPAGLRSQPKNAFLDTSLCGGPLGLCPGEIAPSPSAEGASGNNAGGGVFPESGKKKKLSGGAIAGIAIGAAAFVLLLLVALILLCRGRIGAAASGTKPMETAELAEERDKGPGDGRANTNGAAVTSTAVTAAAKSSSASSGGPGVKKLVFFGSRRTTPAFDLEDLLRASAEVLGKGTFGTTYKAVLESGEAVAVKRLKDVNLPEAEFKERIEAIGAMDHLNLVSLTAYYFSADEKLLVYEFMSTGSLSALMHGDKGSGQAALNWETRTGIALAAARGLQHIHSASPSTSHGNVKSSNVLLTESYEARLSDHGLALLAAGSTSPALRAAGYRAPEVTDPRKVSQKADVYSFGVLLLELLTGKAAAQAVLNEEGVDLPRWVQSVVGEAWTADVFDAELLRWQNAEEEEEMVRLLQLAMDCVAHYPDKRPSMSEVIARIRSIRSKS